Sequence from the Flavobacterium sp. TR2 genome:
TTCCAATTGCGAACGCACTGCGTTCGCAATTTTGCTGGACTCATTACCGAATTCTTATACGAATTGACAATCAAGACAAAAGAACGTTCTGCATTGCCGAAACAGAGAAAAAATAAATGGACGTCTTTTTTTGTTCAAAAAGATTACTTAAGCAAAAACCCCATTCTTATAGACCCATAAAAATATCCAGAATTGGTATCGATTCCTGGATCTTTTAATTCTCTTCCGCGATAAAGGAAAGAATAAGATATATTGAAGTTATTGTGCCGGTATTTTAAACCCGCTTCGGCGTTGAATCGCAGCGGTTCTAAATCGAAAGTAACGGGGCTTGTGTCATTAAACATACTGCCTTCAATTGTGGCGTCATAAAACTGATAATTGACACTTGGCGCCGCGTAAAAGTAAAACTCTCTAATATTCGGCTGAGCCTGCGCACTTACAGAAGCATGATACATATTGGAATCGTAAATTGGAAGGAGTTTTTTAAATCCGAATCTCGCCATAAATCCTGTTGAAAAACCCGAGAAGATCGTTCCTAAATTTCCTTCTGACTGCCAATGAAAGTCTACAAAATCATTGTGTTTTGACGGAAACATTTTTTTTGAATACATCGCATGAACCTGCACTCCAAAAGCATTATGAATCTGATTTTCCCAACCATATACTTTTTTGTAGCCAATCAGATTATGAAAGCCTTCCTGCAATTCTTCGCCTAATGCATTCGGACCAAGCAAACCAATTTGAAAATCGGTCTTCAAAACCGATTCGCTTTGGTAAAAAAAACTTTTTCCTGCTTCGGCAAAAAGATAACCGGCAAAAGGGCGGTCGTTTACCGTAACTGCTTCTTTGTTTAGAAAACGCGGATTATAAAGATATTGTCCAATTCTAAATTCAGTAATTTCTTTATTGATTTTAGGATTATCATTTTTTGATAAAAACCGATAAAAAAGTTCAAGACCATTGGTATAGTACATATCATACTTAGACGAGGTGTATAAATCATTATCAGATATAAAACCTATTTCTGCTGTTTTTCCTTGTCCAAAAGTGAGCGTTGCGGTCAGTATCAGAAAAGCAAAAAGCGTTTTTTTACTTCTTCTTGTCTTCTTTGCCATCATAATTGATTTTTCCGACGTAACGCATCTCGCGCACAATTCGTTCTTTTCTTCTGTTAATATAACTTGACGAACCTGTAGCCTTAAATTTTCTAGGATTTGGCAAAATCGCCGCAATTCCGGCAGCCTGCATAGGCGTTAAACTCGAAGCATCTCTACGGTACCAGTGTTCTGTAGCTGCGTAGGCACCATAAACTCCGTCTCCCATTTCGATACTGTTCAAATATACTTCCATGATGCGTTCTTTGCCCCAAATAATTTCAATTAAAACGGTAAAGTACGCTTCGAGACCTTTACGGAAATAACTTTTCCCCTGCCATAAAAAGACATTTTTAGCCGTTTGCTGCGAAATGGTGCTTCCTCCTCTAATTCGGCGGCCGCGTTCATTGCTTTTATATGCCTTTTGCAGTGCTTTAAAATCGAAACCATTGTGCGTTAGGAAAGTTCCGTCTTCACTTGCGATTACGGCTTTCTGCAAATTCATTGAGATTTTATCAATCGGTTCCCAATCGTGATCAAAATAAACTTCTTTTCCAGCCATTTTATTTTCGATGGCACGAATGAGCATTAATGGCGTAAACGGCACTGGAACATATTTAAAAAAGATAACCGAGCCAATTGATAATCCAAAAAACCAAAGGGCTGCTTTAATAAAAAACCATTTTACTTTTTCTCCAAAAGTGCGATTCCCTTTTTTAGAAGATGTTTTAGGTTTTGGTTTGCTTGCTGCTGGTTTTTTTGGTGCTGGTTTTTTGGTTGCTGCCATTATTGTATTAAATCTGCTAATTCTGTTCCTATTAAACTTCCTATTGCCACTCCCATTCCGCCTAAACGCACTCCGCAGAATACATTTTCCGAAAGCCGGGTCACGACAGGATTCTTACTATTTCCGACTCCCATAATACCGCTCCATCGGTGCGCAATCTGGAAATCCTGATTTGGTAAAATTACATTTTTCAGCAAATCTTCCAATTTATTTTGAATAATTTTCGTCTGTCCAAATTCAACAGTTGTTTCTCCTTCAAAATCAAGGTTTCGGCCTCCGCCCAATAAAATGCGGTCATTAATATTTCTGAAATAGTAATACCCTCGATCCAAATGAAACGTTCCTTTGATGTCTAAATTATGAATGGGTTCTGTAATAAGCACTTGTGCTCTTGCAGGTTTTACGGCACCATTGGTCAATTCGCCAGCAAAACCATTGGTTGCAAAAAGCAGTTTTTGGGTTTTAAAACTAAAATCGTTTACTGCAACTTCAACCTGATTTCCTGTATCGAGATACGATTTTACCGTCTGTTGGTTTAAGATCAGAATATCTGCCGAAACGGCTTGTTTCAACAATTCCTGCATCATATTCCCGGTATCAATCTGCCCTTCAAACGGATTAAAAATTAAATACTCCTGCGTATTTTGAAACCCAAATCGATCGACTTCTTTCGAAAAAACATCGGTTTTAAAAAGAGGTTTCAGAACTTCATTGATAAATGGAATTTTAGAAATGTATTCATTAAATCCAGATTCATCTTCTTTCAAAAACAATTCATATCCGCCGTGAGGCTTAAAATCAATGGCCTGATCTCCCAATCTTTTTCGAAGCAATTGCAGACCTTTCCAACGTTTTTCAATAAGTGCGACAACATCATCTTCAGCGTGTGTTTTTAAGTCATCCATAATTTCAGAAAGACTCCCGAAACAGGCAAAACCAGCATTTTTTGTGCTGGCTCCTTGCGGCAGCATTCCGCGTTCTAATACCAGAATTTTAGCCGCAGGAAATCTTTCGCGTAAGCGTAATGCCGTATGAAGGCCAACAATTCCGCTGCCTACAATTGTATAATCAATATTTGCAAACCAATTTTTAAGTTCCCAATAGCTTAGTTCCATATTTTAAAAATTCCAATTAGTAAAATTCAAAA
This genomic interval carries:
- a CDS encoding lipid A deacylase LpxR family protein, which produces MAKKTRRSKKTLFAFLILTATLTFGQGKTAEIGFISDNDLYTSSKYDMYYTNGLELFYRFLSKNDNPKINKEITEFRIGQYLYNPRFLNKEAVTVNDRPFAGYLFAEAGKSFFYQSESVLKTDFQIGLLGPNALGEELQEGFHNLIGYKKVYGWENQIHNAFGVQVHAMYSKKMFPSKHNDFVDFHWQSEGNLGTIFSGFSTGFMARFGFKKLLPIYDSNMYHASVSAQAQPNIREFYFYAAPSVNYQFYDATIEGSMFNDTSPVTFDLEPLRFNAEAGLKYRHNNFNISYSFLYRGRELKDPGIDTNSGYFYGSIRMGFLLK
- the mtgA gene encoding monofunctional biosynthetic peptidoglycan transglycosylase gives rise to the protein MAATKKPAPKKPAASKPKPKTSSKKGNRTFGEKVKWFFIKAALWFFGLSIGSVIFFKYVPVPFTPLMLIRAIENKMAGKEVYFDHDWEPIDKISMNLQKAVIASEDGTFLTHNGFDFKALQKAYKSNERGRRIRGGSTISQQTAKNVFLWQGKSYFRKGLEAYFTVLIEIIWGKERIMEVYLNSIEMGDGVYGAYAATEHWYRRDASSLTPMQAAGIAAILPNPRKFKATGSSSYINRRKERIVREMRYVGKINYDGKEDKKK
- a CDS encoding NAD(P)/FAD-dependent oxidoreductase, producing the protein MELSYWELKNWFANIDYTIVGSGIVGLHTALRLRERFPAAKILVLERGMLPQGASTKNAGFACFGSLSEIMDDLKTHAEDDVVALIEKRWKGLQLLRKRLGDQAIDFKPHGGYELFLKEDESGFNEYISKIPFINEVLKPLFKTDVFSKEVDRFGFQNTQEYLIFNPFEGQIDTGNMMQELLKQAVSADILILNQQTVKSYLDTGNQVEVAVNDFSFKTQKLLFATNGFAGELTNGAVKPARAQVLITEPIHNLDIKGTFHLDRGYYYFRNINDRILLGGGRNLDFEGETTVEFGQTKIIQNKLEDLLKNVILPNQDFQIAHRWSGIMGVGNSKNPVVTRLSENVFCGVRLGGMGVAIGSLIGTELADLIQ